GTCGAAAACATGCATTTGGTCACACTTGCTTTGATCATCATCCTTGGTGGCGCCACTCTAATTTTCCATGATGAAACCTTTATCAAATGGAAGCCAACTATTGTTAACTGGGGCTTTGCGCTTGTTTTCCTTGGCAGTCATTTCATCGGCAAAAAGCCAATCGTCAGACGTTTGATGGATCAAGCGCTATACCTGCCTGAAAAAGTATGGATTCGCTTGAGCTACATGTGGGTGGTCTTCTTCATCTTTTCTGGTATTGCCAACCTTTATGTCGCCTTCAACTATGACACAGACACTTGGGTTAACTTCAAGCTTTTCGGTTTGATGGGCTTAACGCTTGCCTTTATTTTGGTTCAAGGTGTCTATATTTCCCGTTATATTCAGGATGACAACGTTGCCAACGAGGTGAATGAAAAAGCGATGGAAACCCTTGCAGATGTGGAAATGGACTCGGTTGTCGTCGCCAAACACCAGCAAGAAGAGAAAGACGACGAAGGTCAACCACCCGCTTCACCAGACACCAAATAATTACGATTCAGAACAGGAAAAACGATGTACTACTCTATTTTTGCCTACGACGTTCCAAACAGCTTGCCGTTGAGAGCAAGTGCTCGCCCTGACCATATTGCACGCTTAAAAGCGCTGTCAGAAAGTGGGAAATTACTGCTTGCAGGTCCAAACCCTGCGATTGACAGTGAAGAGCCAGGTGAAGCGGGTTTTACGGGAAGCTTGATTGTCGCTGAGTTTGACTCTTTGGAAGCCGCACAGACATGGGCTAATGCAGATCCTTACCTTGCTGCCGGGGTTTATAAAAAGGTAGAAGTAAAACCTTTCAAAAAAGTGTTACCTTAATCAAGTTTAGTCGTTAGAATAAAACCTAATTGGGCAAACATAACCAGAGGTGTGCAATGTCGAATGTAGCTTACTTGATTCCAAAACGTAATCAGAAACTTCAATTGGCTGAAGCCGATCCACTAGAAATGGTGGATGTCGATTTCGTCCAAATTCCTTTGCTTGGTTGGACATCAGCTGGTCAGCCGATTCAAATGGAAATGGACTACGACACCATCGCTGTTCCCAAAACCATGGTTAAAAAGGAAACCTTTGCACTACGTGTTAAAGGAAATTCCATGATTGAAGAAAACATCGAGGATGGCGATATTGTCATTATCGAAAGACGCTCAACCGCAGAGAATGGTGAATCGGTCGTTGTTCGCATCAACAACGAAGAAGTAACTATGAAAAAGTTCTACATCGAAAAAAACGGTATTCGATTGCAACCTGCAAATAGTGAAATGGAACCTATCTATATCACCAACGAGCAAATTGAAATTTTAGGAATCGTTACAGGAATCCTACGTCAACCATGAAAGACCAACCGCCGTCATCCATTACTGACAACCAATCAGAGTTACTTCTACTGGTAACAGGCGGCACTCTGGATAAAAACTACAATGCTCTTTCCGGCGAACTTGAGTTCTCGTCCACGCATGCTCCACAAATGCTGTCTCAAGCCAATGCATCCTTGCACTCGGTTCAAACCTTAATGCTAAAAGACAGCTTGGACATGACGCAAGCAGACAGAAAAACAATTGCCGAAGCCTGCATTAAAGCACTCCAGCAAAAAATCGTCATCACTCATGGTACCGATACCATGACAGACACTGCACACTATTTGAAGGCGTGTCCAGAGCTGGCAGACAAAGTTATTGTTCTAACAGGGGCTATGCGCCCTTTCATGCTCGGAGATTCGGACGCTAGCTTCAACTTGGGCACGGCTATTATGGCGGCGAATCTATCTGAAAATGGTGTCTATATCACAATGAACGGAATTCGCTTTGAGGCGGATGACGTCTGCAAAAATAAATCGCTTGGCATTTTTGAACGACTTCGACGCTAACGTTCAAAAAATCACTTCTTTTATTTCGTTAAAGTTTAAATTTAAAGAGACCAAGCATGAATGTATCCGTCGCCTATTTTTTAGTTATCCTTATATGGGCCACTACGCCATTAGCAATTCAATGGAGTGGGCACCTTGATTGGTTTTTTGGCGTTGCTGCACGTATTTTGATCAGTGCCATCATCGTCATTCCCTTAGTTTTTGTCTTTGGCAAAACGTCATTTTCGTTAAAACCATCTGCACTCAAAGTTTATGCTGCAGCAAGCTTAGGTATGCTCGGAGGAATGACGCCTATCTATTTTGCTGCACAAACCATGCCTTCTGGCTGGATTTCGATTATTTTTGGATTGACACCAATTTTGACAGGTATTTTTTCTTATTTCTTGTTGAAGAACTTCAGGCTAACATCCAATAAACTATTGGGGATTTTTGTCAGCTTTGGCGGTTTAATCGTGGTTTTCAGCCCACATTTGGATTGGCATTCTTCACTGGCTCTTCATGGCTTATTGCTGGCACTATTGGGTAGTAGCTTTCATTCTCTAAGTACAGTTTTGGTCAAACGCTATAACCATGAAGTGCCTCATACACATGTGGTCGCAGGTACGGTTTGGATAAGCGCTGCGGTGTATACGATTTTACATCCAAGCTATTTATTGTCATTTCCTGAAATGGATATGAAAGCACTTGGCGCTATTTTCTATTTAGGCAGTGTAGGCTCGGTATTTGGTTTTATTTTGTACTATTACATTTTGAAAAGGCTAGATGCAGTAAGAATTGGGTTGATTACCCTGATTACGCCGATTGTCGCGGTATTTCTAGGACACTTCCTAAACCAAGAACCTCTTGATAGCATGATTCTGTTAGGGGTGACTTTGGTTATATCGGGCTTGATCGTTTACGAATTTGGACACAAAATCCGTAAACC
This portion of the Hydrogenovibrio marinus genome encodes:
- a CDS encoding septation protein A; its protein translation is MKLLFDFFPILLFFIAFKLFGIYVATAVAIAASVLQVGYVYFKNKRVENMHLVTLALIIILGGATLIFHDETFIKWKPTIVNWGFALVFLGSHFIGKKPIVRRLMDQALYLPEKVWIRLSYMWVVFFIFSGIANLYVAFNYDTDTWVNFKLFGLMGLTLAFILVQGVYISRYIQDDNVANEVNEKAMETLADVEMDSVVVAKHQQEEKDDEGQPPASPDTK
- a CDS encoding YciI family protein; translated protein: MYYSIFAYDVPNSLPLRASARPDHIARLKALSESGKLLLAGPNPAIDSEEPGEAGFTGSLIVAEFDSLEAAQTWANADPYLAAGVYKKVEVKPFKKVLP
- the lexA gene encoding transcriptional repressor LexA, with the protein product MSNVAYLIPKRNQKLQLAEADPLEMVDVDFVQIPLLGWTSAGQPIQMEMDYDTIAVPKTMVKKETFALRVKGNSMIEENIEDGDIVIIERRSTAENGESVVVRINNEEVTMKKFYIEKNGIRLQPANSEMEPIYITNEQIEILGIVTGILRQP
- a CDS encoding asparaginase domain-containing protein, whose product is MKDQPPSSITDNQSELLLLVTGGTLDKNYNALSGELEFSSTHAPQMLSQANASLHSVQTLMLKDSLDMTQADRKTIAEACIKALQQKIVITHGTDTMTDTAHYLKACPELADKVIVLTGAMRPFMLGDSDASFNLGTAIMAANLSENGVYITMNGIRFEADDVCKNKSLGIFERLRR
- a CDS encoding DMT family transporter, giving the protein MNVSVAYFLVILIWATTPLAIQWSGHLDWFFGVAARILISAIIVIPLVFVFGKTSFSLKPSALKVYAAASLGMLGGMTPIYFAAQTMPSGWISIIFGLTPILTGIFSYFLLKNFRLTSNKLLGIFVSFGGLIVVFSPHLDWHSSLALHGLLLALLGSSFHSLSTVLVKRYNHEVPHTHVVAGTVWISAAVYTILHPSYLLSFPEMDMKALGAIFYLGSVGSVFGFILYYYILKRLDAVRIGLITLITPIVAVFLGHFLNQEPLDSMILLGVTLVISGLIVYEFGHKIRKPNRKVKVNR